The Tachysurus vachellii isolate PV-2020 chromosome 21, HZAU_Pvac_v1, whole genome shotgun sequence region TGAAGAGCATGGGCCACGGTGTGAGCAAGTCCCCCTCCCATCCTCCGCTTACTGCGAAGCGCCTCTGTTCTCCTGCGCTCTCACTCATGACGTATTTACTGACAGCACTGTGAGAGTTTTCACACAAGTCCTCCAGCAGCTCGGTGATGCGCCTCTGGTCAGATAAACCGCCTTTTCGCATCAGAGACTGCGCCTTACCTCTCCTCGCCTCCTCAGCAAACCCTAGCCGTTTGGAGTGCGCAACGAGCGCACCTTTCCGAGGGACTTTAGTTTGCCCCACTATAAGGACTAGTGAGTCTGCACTATGGGACCAGTGTGTGTCCGAGAACTCGTACTCTGGTCTCTGCTTGCATGCTTGGCTTGGTTGAGCGTTGACCTCGCCGGCGCAGATGGTGAGTTTGTCCATTCGAGATCATTGCTTTTACGCACTACATCAATACGCACCGACACTTCATGGGTTGTAACGatttacacaaaagacaattatTCCATGTTGGTACGTGAAAAAAGATTACTGtggacatagacagacagacagacagacagacagatagatagatagatagatagatagatagatagatagatagatagatagatagatagacagctcATCCAccttacataataaatataataaaatatatttatacataataaatatacataaaaatatactattgtatatattttgacttggtaataaatatattatgcttttaatacaataatgatactttatttatttatccttcaTTACCTCAATAATATGTCAGTACtatttacataaaattaataactaatagatttatttatttatttgttcgtttatttatttatttattcgtttgtttgattttttttatatgagctGGCCTTATATTAATGGTACTAGAAAGAACTGGGTTACATACAAAAcatcaaataatattttatttgtaaactaTCTTATCTTCTTCATTGCATCATCTGTGGTGCACCACCTCTGATTTAAAGTTAATTAATCTTAAACAACTGTTGGAGGTTTATGTGAATTTGCTATAAATTTGAACAGTTATAGGACCATAATTCAATTTAACGCAGTACCTAAACCTATGTTTGTCTTTTCTAGCACACAATAACAATTATTTTGTGAGATTAAAAAAGGTACATTAGACAAACCGAGTTAGGAAGCGACTCTGATCACACATCTTCTTCTGTTAAACTATTGTCCCAATGCAGTTTACAAGCTAAGTTCAAGACTTTATTTCTGATAGGGGCTCAAGTTCAGTAAATTTTTTgccatgatttttatttatttatttcttatagttTATTTTCAATATTATTCAGGATAGAACATCTACAAATCCATTTGTGTACCCTTAGCAAAGAGTTTGAAATTGAATCTTGAGAAATATATGGTCCACCTGCCTTGTTGTGAGTTCAGTGTTTTCTCCATCCAGTCAGCTTTGCCATGTCTCCAGGGCTGGATTGATGGGTAGCAATCCCCCCACATTGCAATTATGTCCTGAGTTCATGTTTTTGAGACAAAGCCATATGGAACCTTTTTGGCCAGCTTACCATGCTGTTAAGACAGGACTGCTCCCACTTGTACTCCACATTTACAATGATAGGTTTTGTAGGCTCAGTATTCTTGAGCAGAGGTGCTGTGGTGAACTTGAAACCAAACTCTTACAGTAGGTTGTTTTCTCTTTCCAAGAGagatgtcactgtgtcacttACAAAAAGGGATGTAAGAGTGGTAGCCTCTGCACTAAACTCTTGTACGAATTTCCCTGAATAAAATATAGTATTATAACCATGCATTCTTTAGGCTAGCAATAAATTAGCATCTATTGTTCATCTGTACAACATCACTGCTAAAGCATAAATCCATAACGAGGTTTTCAACTTTTACACATGTAGTTTTCAGGAAGTCTATGTACTACTTTTACATTATATGCCCCAGTAGGGATGCGTGTAGGCTACCAAACTTGGCAGTTATGCCACAGAGAGCCTCATTAATGAATGCTTTAAAGTGCATTAGAGAGGCCACACAGCATGCCCAGATGTAGTGGAAAATGCTGTTTTCCATTTGTCTCCCTCTTTTATACTCACCAGATTGTATAAACTGCATTGATTTAATCTGGTAAAATAGATCCACACAGCTGGAGTGGAGCAGGTGAGAAGTGATTGTCCACATTTTGGACAGCACGAGGAGGGAGATATGTGCCAGAAATGAAGCCTGGAAAATCGATTGCTGGTAGGTAGAGGTGTGgccaattcaattctattctaaTATCTGATGCAACTCATGCAGGTCGTAAGCATTTAACAGGGGGAACTATTAAAAGTGGTTCCAAGACTGGAACTGAGAAGCAGTGTGTTATTGGTCTTATGTTGGCATCAAAACAGTGGGCAAGAACTCACAGTGCACTTTATGATATTAAAAAGTAGCGACCGTGTCATCCTGTCCAGAAACATTTACTCACTCTTAACACCTAATATGATCGCATCATTGTAACAGACATTTAATCATTGTGGCATttaacagcaaagaaaaactaatgacaaaTCATTTATGGTGCGTCAGCTGAGGAGTGTCAAGTGGTCTGATGGTTGGAATTAACCACGTGATTGGAACTTTGTCATCATCTGCATTTTCTTGTGTCTAAGAGtcattatattatagtataaattacatttttgctGTTCTGCATTACATCAATTTggctaattatttttatttgtactttcCATTTCGGATCACCTTGTCACTAGCAGATTTGACGTCTTTGGTTGCTTTTGGATAAATGTACCATATGTCAATATTTGAAATCCAAATTGAAGTACTACTTTGGAGTAAATTTGTCGAGACAGTTAGTGAGTGCACTGTGACCTCACTACAATGACAGGCTATTACTGTTATTTTAATCCTATGTGTGAAACTGTGAATTATAAGTAGGTTTATGAAAGTTTTTCTTATACACAGGCCTGCTtaaagtgtgtctgtgcatgcatgtctgtgtgtgtgtgcgcgtgcgtgtgtgcgtatgtgttgaTCGGGTGGGGTTATGGAATGGTGCTgactgtggtgtttgtgtgtatatgtgaattcATTTTTTCATCCTGGAGTCATACATCCTGTTTGGAGATGAGCTTCAGTCTTAATTTTGTACTTACCTTTTGTTGAGAAACTCTTTAAGTTAGTGTCCATGTGGCACACCCTATcaccaaaaataaaaccttatcCCTCCCAGttttgcatgcacacacacacacacacacacacacacacacacacacacacacacacacactaccctcATTTAAACTTACTCTACCATTATGACATATTCCTCCTATCTAAAGTGAAAGGGAAGTTTCATCTTCACCATGCCGAGCCTGTTTTCTTCAAACCCTGTGCAATTTTACTGAAATTCATCTTCTTAAGTACACTAgcacttttttaaaacctttgtaTTGTTGACTTGAGTAAAATGTGGTCTATGTATAAAatgtggtctctctctctctttctctctctctatctattttTCAGGTCGTGTCTTTCTGCTAGACTTGAAAAATGGTTCAGATATAGGCTTTGAGGCAGCTTCCAGTGTATGTGGACATCACGGTGCTCGGATGGCATCAGCAATGGAGCTTCGTCATGCTGTTGTTGAGTGTTCATTCTCTGCCTGTGCACGTGGTTGGCTTTCTGGTCCCAGCATTGGGTAAGAGCCCACAGTAACACATTCACACTTATTGAAACTATTTGTCAGTATGATTGCTTACATTTGAGAATAACAGTCCACATTTGCTGGAAGGCTGCTTTTGTGCACATTTAGAAGGGGCACAATATGTTTTGCAGAAACTTTCCATTTGCACCTGCAGGTATTCAGGCCCCTGAGAGAGCTGGACCTGTGGCAATGTCACAAAATACATTAGCACTTTCTCAGGGCTTGGTGTCTGTGCAATTCCACAGTTTATGTATATTGTTCAACATGAAAGCTCAAATCCCAGAGTAATTATCACATTGTAGATTTAATGtacgttttttcttttctgttttgaaGTATAACCGTAAAAACAGGTCAAACATTTGaatcataaaatatatttgcaacctttaaaaataatttatgctgtttaatatttttaatgccTTACTATTAAAATGGATATACAGCCACTCTACAATTTTATGGCCATAAAGAATGCAAGAAGCTTtgcatacacaaaaataaaaaataaaaagtcaggaGCTCACCCTGGGGAAATGTATCCTATTATTGGTGAAACTGAATTGAGAGTTTGAAGGAGAGACGTAGAGTTTAGATACACACTGAAACAGAAAATAGTTGGTTTTATTAGGGCTGAGTGTCACAAAATTTAAATCATCCTAACTGGCAGGGAAAGTGTATAatgcaatgtttatttttctctatcATACAATGATCTTTGTGCTGCAATGGTTTCATGGAAACTTGGCCAAGAATGAAAAGTTCTGTGTATGCTTTGCTTTGACTGACGTTGCTCACTGCTACTGTAAAACATCACTAGACTACATTTAGAACAGCTTGTAGATTACTAAGTTTACTTtttcttaaaaatgtatttttaatcaaaCTACAGAATGTTGGATTAAGACCCCTTTAGGTGTGTTTAGGCAAACACCAGGAGGCTTCTTTCTGGAAACTTTAATATTAAAGCACAATTAGTGACATGATACAGAGATGGTTGTGCTTCTGGCAAGTTTCACACAGGACCTCTGGAGTTCATCAGAGAGACCTTCTTGGTCACTTTCCTGACTAGAGATTTGCTGTGATGACCTGAATAGCCAACTCTAAAATAAGCTTCTGTGATTCAAGATGTCTTCCGTTTAATCAAATTCGGCATCTGTGACTCAACACAATTCAGTCTCAGAAGTCTACAGACAATTTATTTGATCTAATGGTTTTCTTTTGACTCAGACATGCACAGTCAGGTATGATTCGCGTTTTGATTTTTATCTCCAATTACCTGAATTCAGCATTGGTAAATGTACCAAGCTTTAGTTAAGTTGTCAAAATATCTCTGTAATGATCAGTGGAAACAGGATTCACCCGAGCTCATTACAGAATGTCAGAAAGGGTCTCAATTGTTCTGTGTAACAAGTGTTAAAAACCTTTTATACTAAGCAGTGTTTTAGTAAATTCTTGggtaaaacaatttaatttatttatgtaatcaATTTTCGTCTGTAATATACCATGATAGTCTTCAGTTGTGAACTCAGATGTGGGACATTACCAAGGTAACATTACACTGTCCTAATGTTTTCCCAAAGTAAAATCTTGACACCCCATGCACACCCTCAaccaaacacgcacacacacacaaacacacacacaaacacacacacacacacactctctgattCTGACTCACATTTTACAAGTGAATGTTACAATGTGGGATAAGGAACCAATTTCTTGTCAACTTTACACACTGAGGAAAATTCCAACAGTGAAGAAGTGAAGCACCTCCGtctgttcagaaaaaaaatgttcaaagtCATTTACCAATGTAGTACATTTGCTCAAATGTGTAGCTTGTTGctattgtgtttaatatttaacattctaGTATGTTCatgtttagcaaaaaaaattttctcACCCCATCCAATATAGACTTTATTTGCATGCACTGAAACTATGGCAATCTAAAGCTCTGATTAAATAAGCCAGATCAAGACTCACTTAACTCACTGACTCAAATGATCCACTGACTGAGAGAGAAGTGAATCTCAGTCTCAGAATTCACAGACTTAAAGAGCATGGATCAGGATTGGCACAGATAGAACTGTCAcaattttaattatgtttaaagaATGTCTGACAGGAAAGCATATATCTTAAAACTACATAAAAGTgaacaaaagtaataaaaccTATCTAACTTAGGAAGAAGTACTGATAATAGTAACACCTGCCATTACTAAGCATTCATGCTAACCCATACACCCATATCCATGGGGCTCAATTCTTGCCTCCAccctttgtgtgttttatttgtgtgtgatttgttttttgcatattttcccTGTTCTTTGTTGGTAACCTTCAGGTACTCCCAGTTTCCTTCACATTCCAATGACATGTAATCTTATTGGCATCTCCaaattttctgtagtgtgtgagtgatcaTGGCCTGCGATGGTTGTTCCATTCCTTCATccccgagtcccctgggatGGGTTGCAGGCTCCTTATAACTCTGTATAGAATAAGcaataagaaaaatgtaaaattcaaaCTGCATTCATGTAAAGGTGACATTTAATGGGGCATTCTGATTCATTTCCACCAGTGAGTAGTAACTACGTTTTTTAATGGTCTGCCTGCAGGACAACAGTGTGCAGGAGTATCTCTGGAAGCTTACGAGCAGTGGACATGCAGGTGGAGAATGTGACTGAGACATATGAAAGACTGGCTGTGTTCTGTGTGAAAGACAGTGGTCAGTTAACTTTTTTTGTGAAATGCAGAGAGGCCTTTTGAGTTAATATTTTCAAAGTAATCTATTGTAAACAATTTGTAGATGAAATGTTCAATGTTTAAAACAGAAGTctattttaaaatctattttcttGACCTACATGCACCAGGGGCTCCCTGCGGAGGTCCACCCTCATTTCCCAATACACACCTGCAGGGACAGACAGGCCTGGAGTTGGGTGATGAGCTTCTGTATGCCTGCAACCCAGGATACATTCTTCCCAATGGTGAGACAGCATTCAGCCTGTTGTGTGACAGCTGTGGAGAGTGGTATGGTTTGGTGCAACTCTGTGTAAAAGGTAAGAGTGTGAACAGTATCGAGATTTAACAAActgatatttaataatgatatgtATTACTAGGTTGGTACAGCAGTTTTAAATGGCATTGACCACAGCtattacactttttattttttttccccagtaaGTATACACCCAGTTTTACTTGCTTAATCAGTCCAGCTTGGTTTCCAATCAGCTATCAATTGTGCCTCTAATTTTGCTGTAATAAAAGCCTGCAGCCACATCAAAAGCTAATAATAAAGGCCCAGGAAATCCCTACCAATTACTCATTACTATACCTACATTACTTATTTTACTAACAGTAAAAATTCCTAAGAACATTAATGTTTTGCTAAGACTAACATTAATTGAGCTAAATAAGAGTTGTGAGTTTTATAGTCAGTTGTTAACATCTGTGTATATGATTTATTACAGATAAAGCTGAGGTCTTCATTGACTATGAAGACAAGCTCTCAGACGGCCATCATCTCTATGATGAGGTGCATCGCCTGAGTACGATGCCTAGACCTACTGATCATGGAGAAGAGGAAGAGTCTACACCTGAACCAGACCATTTAGAACCAGTCTTGCAAGTGAAAGCAATAGACAAGATGGAGAAAAACACTGCAGTGTCTGTAACAGAGCCTCCAGTATCTCAGCTAAGCCAAAAACACATGTTCTGGTTCCCCTCAGAGGCTTTCCAGGAAGAGGAGCATCCTCTTATCACCACAGGCACACCTATTAAAGACTCCACCACAGATGAGAATTACATCTTAGTTAAGCCTGGTGAAGACCAGTCAGAGCCTGAGACAGAGGATCATGAGGGTGGGTTTATCAGCCAGCCTCCAACAGACAAACCTGCCAGTCACAGTGTAGGGGGTACTGTGGAGTCATGGCTTGATGGATATCCTGTTCACCAGGAGGAGGAGCGAGCAGGTGGAGAATCTACAGGGGAGACAGTACCAGGGCAGGGTGTGGACATAGAGAATGTGACAGACAGTTTAAAGGTGGATGATTTTAAAAGTGTGACCAACATCCCAAAAGAGACAAATCTTGGAGGGGTTgagcacagacacaaagaggAACCAACTGAAGGTGTGTTTGAAATGCCTGAAGAGCAAGAGTTTAGTAAAGTGACTGATCATCAAGATGTGGGGGTTAagaatgtaactggaagccttGGAGAAAAGAGTTTTAGGGAAGTATTTTACAACCAAGAGGAAGAGTTTCACAGTGTGACTGACATGCCTCAAACAGATGTTTCTGATGTAGTGCCTGTTCTTTCTGAAGAAACATATGCTGTTACAGAGACACCAGCAGTGGAGGAGGTGGAAAGAGAAGCCAAGAGTCCAGTGGAGATAGAACATGAGAAAGTAGATGATATATCTAAAGATGAATTCCATGATATatttgagagagaaaatgatgtTGAATTGAGCCCCACTCCTTTAATCAGCCACACTCAGATCTCAGGTGGCCTAGATGAGACAACTCTGAAAAACACACCCAGCACTGCTCCTGAGAATGTCAGCACCAGTCAACAGGGGCTGGGTTTTGAACGCACTGCCACACCTTCAGGCATGGCACCAGTAGAAACCACGCCTGCTTCACCAGTCCATGTTATTAGCAATGTGGTCACACCCACAGTGAACGTCTATTGGAAAACCAAAGACATTGGCCATTTTGATGATCAGACTCCTACTGTTGATGATGCTGTAGTTGTAGAAACCCATGAGAATCAGAGTGTGATGGAAGGTGATGTGGATCGTAGCCTGGATCAGCCAGAAGACGATGGATCTTGCACTGTGCACCCTTGCCACTTAGCTGGTCATGGGCCAACTATTGCTGCTATCATTGTTGGCATTGTAGCAGCAATTGTGGGTGTGGCCTTAGGTGTATGGTGTTACAAAAGAAGGCAACAGAAGACCTCTCATTATCAGCTGAATGGAActaacagacaaacacaatgcATCGAACTCCAGCAGACTGTGTAACCTGACACAAATGGCTTACACAAACGGCACGTATGTTTGAACATTATAAAGTACATGCACCTATATACATACTAATATACACACAACGTGGGGGTATTTCCTCATGTCCCTTAAAGTAGAAATATCTTACTGGGTCGTGAGAGAAGTCTTTTAGTGCtttgttaaaacattttattttttcatttttgcagTGCAGTGTACATGTTATTTCTTGTGTTATACCTGCTTATATATAATGCCTAATTATTTCTTTGTGGATTTCCTTTCATTGTGTGGACTGCATTTGAAAGGCTATTGATGTTTGCGTTTGAGACGCTAGATGCTTGTTGGTATTTGAATTTTACAGGATAATAACGTTTTTCAAAGAACTTTGTTTCAGCCATAGCAGATTCAATATATGTGACCAGTAAAGTGTTTGTACACCGAATATAAATGCTGAAAACTGGAGTTTCAACAAACAGAGACAGTGAAACTTCACTGAGACCCATCAGTGAAGAAGCAAATATCAATCACATACATGTGAGCAAtagataaattatataaaatacaagaataataattctttaggaagtattttaaatttgtgaTTATAATTTGCCGAAGTCAACAAAGGCAGGTTTTGtctgaaaaacattatttataagaATCAGCATTGGCAGAAAGGGCAGGAGCACAGGCGAATTGGGTaatcaaaagaagaaaacaggGAAAGGCACCACAAGGACATACAATAAGTAGCCAGGATCTCAAATACACAACGGAATTGGTTCAGAAATGCTCCTTACATCTGCAATATACTTGGAAGTAAATATCCGTATCTTAATGATATCATAAAAAATGAATCATAGAAGGTGATATTGAAAGTGTGAAGCCATAACAGAAGCATAGCAAGAGAGGACCAATCAACTGTAGAGCAATCAGTGTTGGGTCTTCTATACTGTGGAGACCCTGTGACAGTTATATATTTAGCTTGAAGGGTAGATGAGGTATTTTTGTGGGTGCCGCGAACATGGTGGAGACTAATTTAAACCTTTTGAGTGTAACAAATGCCttagtgttttattgttgttgtctaGCACTTTGACACAGACTGACTTCTTCATCAATTGTAGTTAACCGGAGTATAAATATATTGTAGAGCTTTTtccatattttataattaaccAGAGTGAAGTGGGCATGGTAGATAGATAGGTATCATCAGTTGTGTTGTTTCAAGTGGTCTGATAGCCATCTTTAAAATTCTTATGTTATTTTTTACTAAGTAAAAGCAGCCGCCCATAAATTTCCATAGATAGTCACATTATGGTGGTAGTAACATGCTCTGGAGTATTAAAGCTTAAAATATCATTATTAAGAATCTGTCCCATGGAGCTAAAGTAAATAGTGTTGAACTGTATTTCATTTAGGtgaaattgaaaatgaaatttgaaaatgaattaattgataaagacatttaaaggtCACTTTATTGGCCAGATAACtgtcaattaaattaaattaaatgttatgaATTGCATagacatttaaatgttaaatgttcaaATTTCTCTAAGGAAAAGTcagaataattaaagaaataattttaatatttctacACCACAAAGTATCAATTATTCACactatatttatacacatatatttataagGAGTCGGATGCCAGGGAGTGTTATAATCTTTATATTTAGTTTACACTATACTTTGTAATTTGAAAACACATAATTGTTcacatatttttattctcattgtGATTCATTGtaaaacaatcagaaacatgTCCTGAAAAATACATCTCCAGTACCAAAACAATTTTGTGCCAAATACCAATATGACATGAAGCTTTTTATGTATTCATGCGGTATTGTAATTTAACAAATGATATTTCAGAGCTGAACAAGTGATATTTCAGAGCTGATATCAACTTGCCTGTGAATATCTTTTTAGTTTCAAGCTAGTGTCAGTCTCTCTTCATTTGCACAACAGCTTCATTTGTACATTAAGTACCTGTAGACTGAGTAGCTAACACTTGTCTGTGACTAGGCAGTCTCCCAGCATGTCACTAGTAATATTGGTGAAAGTGACGCTTCTTAAATTGTGTACATGGGCATGTTATATTCTCCAGTCACAGATATTACTGTATAATCGTTTaggttaaaattaatttatagtCTGCAGGTTTAACAGGCTTGCCTTATTATAGTCTGTGTCCctgctatttttatttccaaCAAATTGATATTCCGTTATACGATTTGATCAATAGCATTTATTTTAAGGCTTTTGTGATGTATCTGGGTATTACCTATTTGACCAATGTTTAATATGTCTTCAAACAGAAGCTCTAAGCTTTATTGTGGCATACGACTGCTGCACACTTGTGTGATAAACTAACAGaacaattacaaataaaatccacTTGATTAATTTACATTTGTTCCTATTTGAAATATatgagtgtatatatgtgaatTTGTCTGTGTCCATGGTAACTGTATACATGCTGGTAACTATTTGGAGCATTCAAAAAgttactgaagaaaaaaacgtCCATGATTAaattcaaatacacacacacagtaacaggaTGAACAAAGGCTCATTTTAAAGTGTTTGAACATGGAGCATCTGTGCAGTTTATCACACCAATGTAAGAAAcattcacagagagagagagagagagagagagagagagagagagagagagagagagagagagagagagagagagagaaaaagacaggtCAGCATTTCAGGCAGAATTTAGGGtttatgtgtgtgggtgcgtgtctAAGTACACATTCACATCTAAAATTTAAACGTTTGAACATAAGCTTTAGTGTTTAGTCTTTTCCTGTTAAATTTAGTCAGGTTATTTTAGGATCTGCACTTTCATGCTTGAGTCTAGGAATTTTGTGCCTTAGTGTGTACTTCTAATTTTGCAATTGCCATTTTCCAAATTGGACCTTAACAGTCATCTGCTGATTTTAACgtttctataatatatactttgttacaagataaataaattatactTTGACCAATTTGTATAACAAAATTTGagtaaaacaatatttaaagcataaatatattttttaactttatgaCAGTTCCAGATGCTCTTAATATTCTAAACCTAAGGCAATACCTCAATCCAGAGGTAATTTTGTGATATGAATTATACTTAAATGTGTACGCTTGCAAAAATGGACAATAACAAACACGGaagaatttttacatttattcaaaaataacagcaaatagAATTTTGATTCATCCTGAATTACATTGATTGTACTTTAAGACAGCATGGAACAAACATTTAGCAAATACCGACCATTTGTTTGGTACCTATAGAATACAAAAGAACCCCACTGcctgaaataaatacaaacataagctggaaaaaaattattgttcacaaaacacttctgttcCTATCCTGACTTATTTTCAGTGCATACAATATTCATTTAATACTACTCCTCTTCAGCATCAAGATACTCGTCTAGAAACTCCACGACTTCTCCCtgataaagagaaagagcacTTTAAACACAGTAGACTTTCATTGTGGTAATTTGAGGGCAAATCAATAGAAGGCAGGGCAAACAAGTGTGCGTGTCTTCTCACAACATGCTTCAAGGTTATAGCGTACCCTAATGGCTAAATGTGTTATGGTACACACCAATGGAGTTATTCAATAGCCTAAACCCTTCTAATCAAACTGTACAGGAGTAGAGCAGAAATCTAGTGTAAGTAGAGCAGAAATCTagtattataatttaataaaaatgtaaaaaattgtaTTCTTAACATGGAATAATgctgattaaattaaaaatgtaatacagcAGACTGCTATAAACAGCAATGCTTTAAGAATGGTAAAAATCTTTCAGGCATGTCAGTTGTTAACTGGTATGTTTGCATATGCATTTGAttattgtgtaaaatgtgtcataatctttattttattatgtacaaGAAAAGATTAGCCTGTTGCCAAAACTGACAGGGAAACATTGATAAAGAATTTGGACAAGCAAACAAATTTCTAAAGTTAAACAGATATTGTACTTGTTTAAATCCCCTTTTTATTACATTAGTGTTGAGAACACTAACACTAGaatgccttgtgtgtgtggagtttgcatgttcttgcatgcctcgggggtttcctctgggtactccggtttcctcccccggtccaaagacatgcatggtaggttgattggcatctctggaaaattgtccatagtgtgtgattgcgtgagtgaatgagagtgtgtgtgtgtgccctgtgatgggttggcactccgcccagggtgtaccctgccttgatgcctgagattggcacaggctccccgtgacccgaggtagttcgtgtATGTGTACTCAGTATGTACatatctatgtatatatatatatagattacgtatatatatagattacgtatatatatatatatatatatatatagattaaaaCCCAAATGCTTGTGCTAATACTGGAAAATACCGAATTGGTTGTGTGACACAGCCTGATGCAGTTTCCTATAACAGAGGTAGCTGTAATTataagttgattattttccttaaacagCATATCCCATATTCCAAgagatttatataatataaataatacagctTGTCAGGTTACTATGACACTCCAAAGCCCTCAGTCCTGACGACTTTCTCATGTTAGAAAACAAAGCAACAGCTTCATGTCTGACACTGAATATGAGCGTCCACTATACAAGTCACACTAAAATACATCTTGCAGCCAGAACACTAGTGCCAGAGCTGCTATTTTAGAAACTGCCCaatgtaataattaaatataataattaaatatgtttaacgTAAATTGAAA contains the following coding sequences:
- the susd5 gene encoding uncharacterized protein susd5 encodes the protein MKPGKSIAGRVFLLDLKNGSDIGFEAASSVCGHHGARMASAMELRHAVVECSFSACARGWLSGPSIGTTVCRSISGSLRAVDMQVENVTETYERLAVFCVKDSGAPCGGPPSFPNTHLQGQTGLELGDELLYACNPGYILPNGETAFSLLCDSCGEWYGLVQLCVKDKAEVFIDYEDKLSDGHHLYDEVHRLSTMPRPTDHGEEEESTPEPDHLEPVLQVKAIDKMEKNTAVSVTEPPVSQLSQKHMFWFPSEAFQEEEHPLITTGTPIKDSTTDENYILVKPGEDQSEPETEDHEGGFISQPPTDKPASHSVGGTVESWLDGYPVHQEEERAGGESTGETVPGQGVDIENVTDSLKVDDFKSVTNIPKETNLGGVEHRHKEEPTEGVFEMPEEQEFSKVTDHQDVGVKNVTGSLGEKSFREVFYNQEEEFHSVTDMPQTDVSDVVPVLSEETYAVTETPAVEEVEREAKSPVEIEHEKVDDISKDEFHDIFERENDVELSPTPLISHTQISGGLDETTLKNTPSTAPENVSTSQQGLGFERTATPSGMAPVETTPASPVHVISNVVTPTVNVYWKTKDIGHFDDQTPTVDDAVVVETHENQSVMEGDVDRSLDQPEDDGSCTVHPCHLAGHGPTIAAIIVGIVAAIVGVALGVWCYKRRQQKTSHYQLNGTNRQTQCIELQQTV